A stretch of Helicobacter pylori DNA encodes these proteins:
- a CDS encoding site-specific DNA-methyltransferase, translating into MILNKIYIEDVFTFLDKLEDKSVDLAIIDPPYNLKIASWDSFKNDEEFLTFSYAWIDKVLPKLKDTGSFYIFNTPFNCALFLAYLCQKKAHFLNFITWVKKDGFANAKKRYNHAQESILFYSMHKKNYTFNADEIRIAYESTERIKHAQSKGILKNNKRWFPNPKGKLCLDVWEITSQRHVEKEKGKILKPKHPSIKPKALIERMIKASSHKNDLILDLFSGSGMISLVAKSLGRNFIGCETHAEYVHEGLEMFKYNEYK; encoded by the coding sequence TTGATTTTGAATAAGATTTATATAGAAGATGTTTTCACATTCTTAGACAAACTAGAAGATAAAAGCGTTGATTTAGCCATTATTGATCCCCCCTACAATCTTAAAATTGCTTCATGGGATAGTTTTAAAAATGATGAAGAGTTTTTAACATTTTCTTACGCTTGGATTGATAAAGTGCTGCCCAAACTTAAAGACACAGGGAGTTTTTATATCTTTAACACCCCTTTTAATTGCGCTTTATTTTTAGCGTATTTGTGCCAAAAAAAAGCGCATTTTTTAAATTTTATCACTTGGGTTAAAAAAGATGGGTTTGCCAACGCCAAAAAGCGTTATAACCATGCACAAGAAAGCATTTTATTTTATAGCATGCACAAGAAAAACTACACTTTTAATGCCGATGAGATTCGCATCGCTTATGAATCCACCGAACGCATCAAACATGCTCAAAGTAAGGGGATTTTAAAGAACAACAAACGCTGGTTCCCTAACCCTAAGGGCAAATTATGCCTTGATGTGTGGGAAATCACTTCACAAAGGCATGTTGAAAAAGAGAAGGGTAAAATCCTTAAGCCCAAACACCCTAGCATTAAACCTAAAGCGCTCATTGAACGCATGATAAAGGCTAGCTCTCACAAAAACGATTTGATTTTAGATTTGTTTAGTGGCAGTGGCATGATTAGCTTAGTGGCTAAAAGTTTGGGGCGTAATTTTATAGGGTGTGAAACCCATGCTGAATACGTGCATGAGGGTTTGGAAATGTTT